In the genome of Megalops cyprinoides isolate fMegCyp1 chromosome 18, fMegCyp1.pri, whole genome shotgun sequence, the window GTATTTGGGCAATAAGAACATAAAATGCGCTTTAGTTACGTAGTTTAGGTTACAGATTCAGTCGATAACGAAAACAACCAATGCAGTTCGCCAGTTCGACCTGTGGAGCACGGAAGTCAAACCCAGAGAGTGACAGCAAATATCGTAATTCGGGGTTTGCAGGCGATCTGATGAAGGGAGAACTGTACTCTGCGCTGAAGAACGAGGAGGAGCAGGCCGAGGCCGCCTCGAGCACCACCTTCACTGGCGAGATGCACTTTTACGAACTAGTGGAAGATACGAAGGATGGCATCTGGTTAGTCCAGGTAACAGCGTTTTTAAGCTTTCTGTCCCATCTGATAATTTGTGAGGGTTCCCAAATAAGTTGTaaataaaacagctttaaaCTAGTTATTTTTGAAGCGTGTGtccttttggggaaaaaaaaaacccagtgcGTTCAGCTAGGGTGTGATACTGTTTGTGCTTTTGCTGCGTTTTTGTGATGTGACAATAAACAATGGTCCTTAAATCATGTTCATCTGGCCTAGTACTGGGCAGCAGTAATCAGACAAGAACAGCTTGTGAGCACATTTCAGCAATGCGTCTTATGGCcagtggtcagtgtgtgagGCAGGTTTTTGTCAGGAAAATGCTGAAACACTCATCCTTGGATTACTTTGACATATGAAAAAATCACTGGGGCCACATTTAGAGAGGTACCCATGGCAACTAtaatcacactgacactgtctTAAAGCTAGGAAAAATGGGATTCATGTTGTTAATATCATGAGGTATTTATCTCTCATCTGTCACAGAAGCTGATATTTTGTGTGATGATAACCTGCTGAAACAAAATTATACTGGCTTCAAGGTCACTTTCACCTCACACCCTGTTGAACACCAGCAACCTCGGCCTTCAAGGGTGCACCCCTCAAAAACAGAGCCGAATATTACCCTGAGCCACATACTACCCTGTCTGCCTGCAGTACTTCTTAATTCCCATTCACTTTGTCATTGTCACCCAGAGCattatccagagcgatgtaCAACATCAGTACATTTAACAAgatatttacattgttgacattcagtagacgctcttatccggagtggctccagaaatcaagcacaaagggcatccagCAAGACCACACAAAGTGCAAACAAGGAAACCAtgatccacacacatacaagagccagtgtcaaacacacaaggtgTCTCAGACCTCAGATTCATACCTGGCCCAACACACAAGTGCAACACAGTATACCCAACAGGAGTGTACCATTCCAGTATAATACCAACACATGCTCAGTGCCTTCCTGGGTTAATTTTAGTATAACGGAGTGTGAATGTACAgtaattgtaaaaaatacaCCCCCCGTGGTCTCCCTCGATGGACTGCCATAGATAGACTTCCCTGCCTTTGTATGACACAAAGGTGCCGCTTCCACTGCCACTGGAGAGTGGACACAAAAAAAGTATGAACTGAAATGCTGGGgattttttcagaaatatctCATTGTTGCACTTCTGGAAGAAAGGCCTCAGAGAATGTCAGAGTGCAAATCCCCTTCTCGGAAGATGCACCATATCTCCACTGAACTGGTGATGTTCATAGAAAATGGCTGCTGATTTTAATGGACAGTATTCAAAATGAGTAACCAGAAAAGTAAAAGTGGAATTGGTAGGGTGGGAAGCTCAGGTGTGACTCCAAGGTGATGACGCCACGCCTCTGTGATGATCCGTAGTGGCTTGTGAGGTCTAGATACTCTGGTGGACCGGTGTTAAATTTCTGACGACATGACTCATGCTGTGATTTATGTAACAACATACGCTCTGGAATGTTACTCCAAGAGTTTATTTCAACTGCAATTTGCAAGGGGTCaagaaataatcatttttcatgtttaccattctgttgttttttttccctcttgaaACAGCATACTGTAAAGCAACCCAAAACAAGACTGGAGCTGAAAGCTGAGATGAGCTAGAAACAGAAACCAACATATTAAATTGATGATTGATTTGAAGCCAGTTACCTTTGTTTTCCAGTGTTTGCATGTTGGCCATTTGTTTACCAGACGCCCTTATGAGGAGTACCTTCTAACACAAGAGAACAGGGTCAGCTAGTGCATTAAAGGTCACTCATTCCTTTCCACTTAATTGTTGTTAAGGATTACTTCACTTTGGCTCCAgagtgcatgtgcatattttctgtttctatgAGGTGAATTACTTTTTTTGCTATGGGGTATCAGAAGGATTAGGAACAGCACAGTGTTATTACATTGGTTGTAAACTTGGTTGtaaagcactatacaaataaaactgaattgagttgaattgaattaataaggatattacattacatatggTCTCCTCAATGGGTGATTTTTATTACTCTCAATTTTTACTCTCAATTTCTTCTCTGTTTTGACCTCATGGGCCCTAACTGGTGACAAAATGTCAGCACGTGAAAGTAGAGTAAATCTTAAAATACGATATTCCAACACTTTAAGGAAGCCGGAAGTACATCTGGCATAGATGCAACTGGGGGACCAACATGGGAAACGTGACCTGATGTCACTTGGAATTGCCCCAAGAACATACCCCATCATTCCCACCTaggacacagctgcagctgcagataGTTACTCAAGTTTTAACAGGCCCTCAGGCCTTCAGTGGTGCACCTGCGCCCCACGATACCTGTGATGCATTTGGGCCCTGCTGCTTTAACAATTTGAAGATCAGGTTCTGATAACTGTAATCTCCCAGAGTAAGGGTGTCACATTTTCCCCCAAACGAGAAAAGCTTGCCTTACAAGTCCTGAGGCCTGAGAGTAGGGGCTGTGAGTGAGGGATCGTGCCGAACCTCTTCACTGCTGAACAGGAGAATGtcactgaaacacaacacatataACCCATGGGTCTGTTGAATGTttttacacacagacaacattAGAGGTCCTTCCCCTGTTAGTCCTTGCTTTTTCTATACAGAGCTGTAACAAATGGCAGTATTGATTCAGTAAAATTTCCAGAACCCTACTGTTAAAGCTGACCATGTGATTGTTAGGTAAACATTTATCAtactcattcaaaatgaaaaatatcaaaggCACATTCTCAAAATGGAGGCACGGTGAAGGAAAGTTGAAATAATGACATTATACTTTACAGACTTTTCGCTGACTGAAAGCACTTTTCCCAGCTGGATTATGACATCAGCCACATGCAGTACACTGAAATTTTTCATCacattgaaatgttaaatgtattttagacCCACAGACCTTTTTATTAGTTTGAGGTCCCTTGGTGGAATTGGGAAAGGGGTGTTGAGGAAGAGTGGTGTTTATGTAACCTCGGatctacattcatttttactgctgGGAAAGGGTGACTCATCCCATCCATCAGTTTGTAAACCTTACCTGCATGATGCATGACAACCATTTTGTCCCAGAGAGCTCACCGCACATCGGCTGAGGTGAATACTGGGGAAGGAAGTTGATGGCATACGTTCATGCAAACAGTGTGGAAAAGGTCCGTGTGCTCAGGTTTTGGTCACGTTTCTCGGGTCCTCATTGGATCTGACCATCGTGGTCATCTTCACCTGCTGTTGTGGTCAGACCTCAAAAACACAGCCCGAGTATGCTTGGCGTAGTGTGTGAGTATCAGACAAATGCTTGTGGAAATGTGGCTCAGGTGTGAGTCTGGAAGCTCTGTAGTTTTTCGCACTGCCCAAGATCAGTGGGACAGGCTGAAATGGGTGCTTATTTCTGATGGGCTCTAAACGCTTTGTATCTCTCTCCTCAGGTGATAGCCAAAGACAGAAACCCTCTGGTGAGTAAAGCCAACTGGGGGAAAATGGTCAAAAAGGTGTCCCAGTTCGGCATCCGGACAGGTACTTTCAACTGCTCCAGTGACTCCAggtgagaaagagtgagagaccAAACTGATGGCCACATGGTTTGCCAGTGAAAGGCACCCATGAGTGTTCCCTGAATAAGATATAACTATAGAACTGTACCTCACCATTTGATTTGCATGAATGTAACTGAAGCTTTAAATGGCTTAGTTTTCTAGAAAAAGTATGAGCCCCAGGTTTTGATTGGACACAGAAAGCTGATACCATGTCAGTGGCCCTTGCAAGATGGATGCATATATGCCTGTTATATCTTAACTGTTGAACCACTTCCCCTGGGGCTGGTTTCTTGGTGGAACCAGTCATGCTGCCTTTTATCAAGATGTTTGGAGAAACGTTTTCTTTCTGATGTCAGTAAATTGTGGCTGGATTAGTGTATTAAGGGTGTGGATCTGATAGAGGCAGACATCATTAAATCCACAGATAGACTGGACTGATCGTTTGGCAATCAGGTCCTGAAACCAATAGGTTATATGTTTGAATTGTTGGCAagacactgcagttgtacctTGTAGTGAGGCTGGACAATGCAGTCATTAAGAAACAGGGCATTGGCACCGGTGTGTaaaaagatgaagatgaaaCCCTAGGAGGTGTTAGAGTTGTGTTGGAGGTGAAGGCCTTTGCTGGAGTTGCCAGTCAGCTCTCAGGTTGATGACATCAGAGCTGAAATAAACACTTATACCACATGCAGGTGTACAGGATTTGCTCATGTGGTAGAAAGGCAAGATGGAGCGCTTTCTCAGCTGTTTCCAGGGCAACAGTACGTCCTGTAGGGCAGGGACTACTGCCAGAAAACCAAAAATGTGGGTGCCCTGATCCAcctgaaaaaagtgaaactgGCCTTTGGAAATTTAGACCCCAGTGTCACACAGCTTTCATTATTGATACACAATGGTAGCATCATATGCTGTAGAGAACAGGGGTCATAACCCAAAGGTCCCTGGGTTGATTactcgctggggcactgctgttgtgcccttgggcaaagttgcgtcagtaaatacccagctgtataaatggaaaacgtGAAgattgtaagctatgtaaggtgctctgaataagagtgcctgctaagcaGTAGTAAGGTCATGCCTTCATACAGAAAGAATAGAGTGATAGTCACTGACTTCCAGTTAACAGCAAAAAGCATTTGAGCTGCTCGTAAAAGTTCCACTGTCAGTTGTTTTAAGACACAGGATCCACAATTAAGATGTGCGAGCGGCTGGAGTGGGAATGAGAGGAGCAACAAAGgaatcagaagaaaaaacattaatatgtaAAGGGCACGTGTTTTCCCTATTGAAGGTCTTTCTTTGAGTTTGTACAGCTCTAGTCCAGGACAGTAtggcagcagaggggagagcagagTCACAAGGGCCTGTGAGATTTACCCCTGCGTGTGAAAGCTGAGCATGTGAGCGCATGTGTGCGTTCACACGGGGCTAAAGGAAGACTGGTGGAGCACACTTGCCAGTAAGGTTACCTAAAGCTGTTGTCTGCATCCTTGCCAGGGCGCAGTGAGTGTCAAAATGTTTGTGCTTCACTGAGGtttattttatatcttttttcattgttttcttgttaGTGTGTTCATGATCTACACAGCAATGCAACTTTGTTTTAGTGGGGGGAGGAGAAGAATTTTTAAGAAAAAGGCAGATTAGTGAAACAGCAAAAATAGTTGAGTGAGCTGGAGTTCAAGCATAATATAACATTTTAGCACAGTATTTATCAGATTAGAATAAGATGACCATGATATTGGGCCTTTTAACTGATGATAAagtgttttgtgtattttgtgataTTCATTTTCTAGTTCATTAAAAAGACCAAATAGTGTTCTCAGCCTAAATGTTATCATTGCCTATTGTTGCTCCATATTGtgtgtaaaagtaaaaatgctCTAAATGCACTAATCTGGAGGAGGATCCATCTTATGACAGTCTAAGAAAAATCAAATCCTTTAGCACGGATCACCAGATTGTTAGTAGGAGCACATCAACAAAAACCTATAAAACCTATAAAACGctatttcacataaaaaaaaaaaaaaaaactttttctgtTTGGGCAAATCCATTCATCACACATTGTAGGCAGattttgaattatgttttttaattaaattcagatgTACAAGTGATAGTAGTTTTTGGCAGTTGAAGAGAATGAACTGTTAGAAGTTAGTTTATATCCTgagataacaaaataattaacccgtgatctcgagataacggctttaaaaaaattattgcaagcacggccgttctcggcttccgtaCACAGGAGTGTAAAAGTGCCCCAGAATCATTTCTATGACCCACCAGTAGGgggttgttgtttttcttttttttgccccaAAGGACAGCGAAATGCAAGCAATAGTGTAGATTTTCATTATACtgtactacattacatttcatcattgtcatttagcagatgctcttatccagacttacacaggttacaatttttacgttatccatttgtacagctggatattctcTGAGGAAACTGTGGATTAAataccatgcccaagggtatagcagcagcaagtcagcagggaatcaaaccagcaaccattcgGTTACTGCTCCTtgtcactacaccacactgctgcccacttgTTCTCTGAATATTTCTGTCTGAGCTGGAAAGCCTGAATCTATTGGTTAAGTGCCTTGTTAGTTTCTTTAGATCACAAGTTACAGATTTCTttgtaatctgtttttttttttatttggacatCATTTCATAAACTCTGctgtcatgtgtatgtgtgtgtttatgtgcatggAAACAAAGGACCGTAATTGGACCGTACTGTgttatacattaaattacattacattacattattggcattgagCAGGCATTAGATATTACTGACAGCTTGTGTTTGTCCAGTCCTTTCGCTTTTCAGCAAACAGACACTGAATAACCCTATTCTTTTTGAGGGAGAAATCCTCTCCTCTATATTGATCAAGAGAAAGGCTGCTGTTACTATGCCATTTACTCCCCTGCTGATGAAAGCAGGGAATACGTTCAGCCCTTTCCTCTTCATGTGCAAATCTCAATCAAGATTAAATTCATGCTGCAAATGCTGACTGATCAGTTCAACTGAGAGTATCACCAATGTCTTGATCTGCTGCTGATTTTTTCATGGTCATTTGATGCCAGGCATTTTACCATTAGGGCAAACTCTCTGAACTGAACCATCTGAATACTGTAACAACCTCATGATTTTATGATGGCACAATGGAACAAATAACAATAGACAGTCATTTATTAAAAAGTcttaaaataagtaataaacCTCTACAGTCAAAGGCTGAGAGATTGGATGATAAATTTATGGCTGCTGTGCTCAAACAATATACATTCCTTCCAAGAAGTAAAAAGACACTTATGATCATGTTGCACTCATCTGAGAATACCTGATTCTTCTCCAGGAAGTACCAACTGGTCCAGTTTGTGCTCATCCAGTTCCATCTCTCCAGTTAGTGAAACAGCTAATGTCACATGCTCTCCATGATACTCTACACATAAAACACCCACATTGTATTCCAGGTTCACACTGTGTTCCAGATCTGTAAATGCACCTGTAGGTGACTGAAACAGGTGATCAGTGCAGATGCCAGCGTGAAGCCGTTACTGCAACCCATCAAATCTGGTGTATAGCCAACCCTTTGGGTGCTGCAGGTAGCATGGTGTAATACATGTGGTCATGTGAACCAGATGTTCTCTTATACCTGAGTTAATTTGCTATGTAACCTTGACCTTGACATGAGGTAATTTACAATATATACAGAAGTGGTACCAATGGCAATCATAATTGTTAGGCGTGTTGATGGGATTGTGGGAAACGtagttcttgtttgttttgtgtgttgcttCCTCTGCTTACTTCCATATTAGTGTAACTGGCAGGTAGCCAGGTGGGGGGATGTTCCACAGCATGTTTATGTAACCTCATCTGTAAATCCTATGAATgatgaattttgtgttttttatggaaTCGATACTAAGCTCCATCAGTGCATAGGCCAGTCAGCCCACAGTGATAGCAATGCTAAAACAGCCCCATTTCTCTCGCCCACTGCAGGTACTGCCGTAAGCGGGGCTGGCTCAAGTCCACCCTGATCATGTCGGTGCCACAGACCAACACGTCAAAGGGCCGGGTTATGCTGAAGGAGTACGGCGGCACCCGTGTGGAGACCGAGCACATCTTCAAGTGGATGACGGCACACGTGGCCTCACGCATCAAGACCATCCGCACgccacagcagctgcagcaggagtggCAGCGTGGCGAGCGCCACCTGCTCAAGATGTTCCTCATTGCCGAGCTGGTGCAGCCGCCGGCGTTCTTCTCGGCACTCAGCGTCAAGTTCACCGGTCGCATCGAGTTCATCTTTGTGGACGCACAGGGCTGGGGCAAGGAGAGCTGCATGCGGGAAATAGGCGTGCCCCAGGTGCCCTCATATGTGCTGAAGAGCCCTGAGGGCATGTACCGCTATGGCAACAGCACTGGTGAATTCATCTCACTCCATGCCATGGACACCTTCCTGCGCTCAGTGCAGCCAGAGGTCAATGACCTTTTTGTGCTCAGCCTGGTAATGGTCAACCTCATGGCTTGGATGGATCTGTTCATTACGCAGGGTGCCACGATCAAGCGCTTTGTGGTCCTTATCAGCACCCTGGGGACCTACAACTCCCTGCTGGTCATCTCCTGGCTGCCCATCCTGGGCTTCTTGCAGCTTCCTTACCTGGACAGCTTCTATGAGTACAGCCTAAAGCTGCTCCGATATGCGGACACCACGACACTGGCCTCCTGGGTGCGGGCAGACTGGACCTTCTACTCCTCACACCCAGCGCTCTTCATCGGCACATACCTGGGCCACGGCCTGCTCGTCGATTACTTCGAAAAGAAGCGGCGGCGTGGCAGCAACGAGGAGGAATTGAATGCCAACAACCTGGAGTGGCTGTCCAGCCTGTGGGACTGGTACAGCAGCTACCTCATCCACCCCATCGCCTCCTTCCACAACCTCCCCCACGAGTCTGACTCTGACTGGGACAACGACCCCAGTCTCCTGCTTGAGCGGCTAGCCTTCCCTGACCTCTGGCTCCACCCACTTGTCCCCACCGACTACATCAAGGGCCTGTCCACGTGGCGCTTCCAGTGTCACGACGGGGGTGGGGACATGGACGGGCATGGCCGAGGTGGTGGCGGTGAGTCTGAGGGGGAGTCCCAGGGTGAGCGGGAGGAGCCTTTGGATGATGaccactgcagtgctgaggaCGGGGACggggaaggggaagaggggggggaggCAGCCTATGGGGGCAGGGCTtgcagggagaagggggagcTGGTAGAGGCAGACTGGTCCTCCTGGCCTGCCTGCATGCTCCGCTGCACAGAGTGCGTGGTGTGCCTGGAGAACTTCGAGGATGGCTGCCTTGTCATGGGGCTCCCCTGCGGCCATGTGTTCCACCAGCAGTGCATCGTAGTCTGGCTGGCGGCAGGGCGCCACTGCTGCCCTGTCTGCCGGTGGCCGTCCTATAAGAAAAAGCCTGACAGACCAAGGGTGGTTCACAAACAGCGCCCCTAGTGGAGAGGAGGGTGTGTGACTGGAACGCTGCTGCTCTGGAACCTGCTTCCTGCTCTTGACTTCTCTTAATACTTGATGTGTCAATCTTAGTCGTTAGAGCTCTGTTagactgtttttctttttgtggtttgATCCTTATTTTAAGGCAGACAGATTGGGAAGAAAAAGCTGATGTTATACTAGAAGCATTAATATTGGGGAAAAACATTTGGTTGCCTTGTACTTAAAAGAAATTAACATGAAAGCAGCTCAAAGTTAAACTAAAAAAACTCAGGCACCTTGAAACAAAACCACAAGAATTAAAAGGTCACATTCAAAGAAGTTCCTTTTGCTGTCAAATCTCAGAAAGGAGAGTAAACTGAAATCTTCACTATTAAGCTTCACTATTAAGTATATACTTCTGAAAACATGCCCTGTGCCCTACTAAACACAGGTTACTGTAATTCAGAATTTTGCTTCAAAGCATTTCTTTCCCTCGTCTGGTTGAATTCTGTCCCATGTATTTTCTCCTCCAAGTTATACCTCCAAAGGCACAAGAAAGAGACTACATTTCAGAGAGAATTTAGTTTCAACACATTGTGAAACTAGCAGCAGCTTGCTGTTATTGAAATGACAGGTGCTTTTGGAGAACAGCCTGTAATCTGTGCTGATCTACGGGGTACCTCCTCCTGGTTCTGCAGGCCAGAAGCAGTAGGACTGATAGGATAGGTGTGATAGAAGACTGTACTTTGGCATCCTCTGCCCTGTTTCTTCACCCTGCCTATAGAGCTGAGGAGGGGTGTCCAAAACAACAGTACATTAGAtagctgggggaggaggggatgaGCCGGTTTGAGATAAGTAGTATGGGGGTTTGTAAGAACACAGTTTGTGCCCATCCCATAATTCTCCCTTCTGCAGCCTCATGTGGAGAAGCCTCTCTCAGCTTTCTTCGAGGTCCAGGAAGCCTCCatgggtgtgtctgtggagaaGACGAGCCTCTGGAGAAAGGTTACGCATGTGTCCGTCACGCCTCGGCAGCCCTCCAGCTTACGGGGGCTGGGCACTTTGGAACCCGAGATGCAACAGCAGAGGGTACCATGGTGGCAAAGGTTTGCAGTGCACGTCAGGCGTGAGGCATAGGCATCCGTGCGATCCAACTGTGGTGCGCTTTGCCTGTCACTGTAAATGACAGCAAGGGACATGTGTATTCGCTCAGCACATGACactctttttttaacttcaaCACCTGCTGACTGTGGTCTGTGTGAAACAGTGGAAAACAGTTAGAAATTGGTCCTTGCGGTTAAGGACTGAGTGCGTTCTTGGTGGATTGAGTTGATGTTGAAGAAACCGGTCATAATTGGTCATGCATAGTGAGAACCACTCCACACCCAACCCTGAAAAATGGACTACATTAGTACACTGCACAAGTATTtgctcattatttttcaaatccaGATAACAGGTAATTGTTTGCACCAGGTGCACATCAAGACTCAAACACTAAGGACAACGATAGTTCCTGTCATTGTTGTTAATGACAGCTTTGAAACATGGAAGTGAGTGTTACATGTGTAGAGTTGTCACTGTTCTTTGAATTTGACCAAGAGGgaaccaaatgtttttttttattatgattattgaGGATTGTGGAAAAAGAgccaaatatatatgtaaaatccTAATTTTAATCACACCATATGTAATATAAAAGCAAAACCTTTGAAATGCTCTCTGTTGTAGCTTtgtgaacatgtgaaaactTTACTTATGAATGTTCAATAAATCTACATCTATAAccacctgtgctgtgtgcttatGTTCACATACACTGATCACATGCATATAGGTAGTATACACTTTACTACAAATTCCCAGACTGACTTTGGATCAGATACAAATGTTACATATAAAGCATTCATATAAGATAATAAACATATCgacataaatattaaattattgctGTCAGCGTGCAGGTTAAATTCTGATTGAGATCAATTCTGATTGAGATGCtattttagttttaagacaGGGCAGTTTTATTACATAGGGGACACTGTATTTGACTTTTTCTGGTTAAAGTAGTATTCAGAGGCTCTTTGCTGAGGCTCTTACCATTACCTTACCAATTGTGGTGAGGTATTTGCTAAGGCTCTTaccattacactacactgctgcaccTAATAAGTCTACAGGAGCAATAGCACATACTGAACCTTTGTCCTGTAAAACCTGAAGGATCCACCCCTTCCTCCTACCCAATCCTATTGCCAGTCCAGGCCCTGGTCTTTCACTGCCTGACATCCCTGCATGTGTTATGAAAtccctgcagctcatccagagtGCGACAACTTGGCTGGTTACATCTTGCTGTTAACAGGTCATATCCATTTCAAACACAGGCATTAGcctactgggggggggggggcatggctCCCCATCATCTTCAGTCCATTGTCACACCCTACTCACCTGCCAGGCTATGCACTATCCAATGCTACCGCTTCAGAGCATCTGGCCCTCCCTCCCGTTTGTAGCTGCATGTCCCAGTCACATGCCCTGTCAGTTCTGATGTAGTAGATTGAGCTTTGAAGAGCAGCCAGGACAGTGGAGATGACAGCTGCTCTTCTATTTTAGACTGAAGACCCTGCTGTATCTTtgcttccctttctctccttatATAATGTATGGCGCGTTACTGCAGGGTATATTGTATTACACTAATGTATGGGACTTGTGTACATACTGATGCGTGTTTGGACATGGTCAGCTGTGTCCTGTAAATACCATTTTTCACATAActttattaaatgcactttgtacttaTGCCatgtaactaaatgtaaattgaaattCATACTTTTTCTAGTACTAACTAATGTGGCAAATGGAATGCACTATTTAAAGCAATATTTACTcaatttaaatcattttgtctGAAAGTGGGTTTTATGTTCTCTTttcaaaggcagagagaggaagttgGATGAAGCTTTGGTAAATATGGTGGTGAAGGATTTGCAGCCCTTCACTATTGTGGAGGTCGAGGGCTTCCGGGCCTTTGTCAATAAGCTTGATCCGAACTACATCCTCCCATCAAGAAAGGCGGAAATGGTCAATGAGAAGTACAACAACACCAAGGAGAGCGCCAAGGCTGGCCAGCAGAAGGCTGATTTTGTTAGTCTTATGGCTGACATGCAGCCCTCAATTAATACGGATGGCTACCTTGGAGTGATTTGCCACTACATACCACCAGAGGCGAAGATGGCAACAGTTGTTCGTGAAGTCACTAGGTTTTACCAGTCCCACACAGCTTTATAATTGAGGTAAAAAGTGTGCTCATGGCTGAGTGGGGAATAACTTCAAAAGTTCATTGCCTGGTGATGGATAATGCGGCAAACATGGTATTAAGTGCCCAGCTACTGAACCTCTGCCATGTACCATGTTTTGCCCTTGACCAAACACCTATGCTGAATGAAATCCGAAACAAAGCACGAAAAATAGTTGGattattcagattcagattaTTCTGACAAGTTTTGAATATGAGGTGATTCATGAATGCTTGATATTCCTACAACCATTCAAGCAAGCAACATCGGCAATATCGGTATTGGCCTTGGCCACATTGCTGGACCCAAGGTTTAAAAATCTTGGGTTTGGAAAACACCTCAAAGCCCAGGAAGCTGAGAAGATCCTGACACTGCAGTGTGCTTATTTGCTTTGTTCAGCTACCATATCAATACCTGATGGTGAGCAGTTTCAGTCTTCATTGCACTGGGGTGATGTCATCTAAAGAATTATGTAAGTAATGCCTAAGATATGCCTATGCTGTATAACTAACTGAAATTTTCATTAAATCAGAACCACAGCCATCAACGTCCTCCGGCCCATCAtcatcaacagcagcagcaaccaTAGCTACTGAATCAACAGACAGTTTGTGGGAACTTTTTGACAGCCGTGTCAGTGAAACCCATACTCAGGGTCGGCCCATGCCTTTATGAGGCCCCCCCACTGCCTTGGCGccgccaatactattgactattgttaACATCTGTtgcgtttttgtatgattaccattgacataatataattatggctgtcaagcgattaaaaaaatcatctaattaattacatgctttgtgattaatttatCTAAAAGAatcgcatatatcaatatttgctgtgagaagcatttaaaaatatttcagttcaaatggaTTTTGGTAGATGACTGCATCAATGATAACACACATTATAAACTTTAAAGGTCAACATCTTTTATTTCCcatacattcagaacattt includes:
- the rnf103 gene encoding E3 ubiquitin-protein ligase RNF103, which encodes MWLKLFFLLLYFLVLFVLARFFEAIVWYETGIFATQLVDPVTLSFKKLKTILECRGLGYSGLPEKKDVRELVEKSGDLMKGELYSALKNEEEQAEAASSTTFTGEMHFYELVEDTKDGIWLVQVIAKDRNPLVSKANWGKMVKKVSQFGIRTGTFNCSSDSRYCRKRGWLKSTLIMSVPQTNTSKGRVMLKEYGGTRVETEHIFKWMTAHVASRIKTIRTPQQLQQEWQRGERHLLKMFLIAELVQPPAFFSALSVKFTGRIEFIFVDAQGWGKESCMREIGVPQVPSYVLKSPEGMYRYGNSTGEFISLHAMDTFLRSVQPEVNDLFVLSLVMVNLMAWMDLFITQGATIKRFVVLISTLGTYNSLLVISWLPILGFLQLPYLDSFYEYSLKLLRYADTTTLASWVRADWTFYSSHPALFIGTYLGHGLLVDYFEKKRRRGSNEEELNANNLEWLSSLWDWYSSYLIHPIASFHNLPHESDSDWDNDPSLLLERLAFPDLWLHPLVPTDYIKGLSTWRFQCHDGGGDMDGHGRGGGGESEGESQGEREEPLDDDHCSAEDGDGEGEEGGEAAYGGRACREKGELVEADWSSWPACMLRCTECVVCLENFEDGCLVMGLPCGHVFHQQCIVVWLAAGRHCCPVCRWPSYKKKPDRPRVVHKQRP